In one Chloracidobacterium sp. genomic region, the following are encoded:
- a CDS encoding pentapeptide repeat-containing protein, whose protein sequence is MKREDLNKILGTHKLWVDNKDGGVMADLSRADLSGANLSRANLSGADLSRADLSGADLSGAILSRANLSRANLSRANLSGATLSGANLSGANLSRANISGADLSGANLSGADLSGTGVGVIQNLAGYHVSVVHGKSIRIGCQCHTKEEWAGFSSNEIERMAKGAVAWWEKNKAAVFALYESAKP, encoded by the coding sequence ATGAAACGGGAAGACCTAAATAAAATTCTGGGCACCCACAAGTTATGGGTCGATAACAAAGATGGCGGGGTAATGGCTGACCTCTCTAGGGCTGACCTCTCTGGGGCTAACCTCTCTAGGGCTAACCTCTCTGGGGCTGACCTCTCTAGGGCTGACCTCTCTGGGGCTGACCTCTCTGGGGCTATCCTCTCTAGGGCTAACCTCTCTAGGGCTAACCTCTCTAGGGCTAACCTCTCTGGGGCTACCCTCTCTGGGGCTAACCTCTCTGGGGCTAACCTCTCTAGGGCTAACATCTCTGGGGCTGACCTCTCTGGGGCTAACCTCTCTGGGGCTGACCTCTCTGGGACCGGAGTGGGGGTTATACAAAATCTGGCGGGTTACCATGTATCGGTCGTACATGGAAAGAGCATACGCATTGGGTGCCAGTGCCACACAAAAGAAGAATGGGCAGGGTTTTCTAGTAATGAGATTGAAAGAATGGCGAAAGGGGCAGTGGCCTGGTGGGAGAAAAACAAAGCGGCTGTTTTTGCATTGTATGAGTCTGCTAAACCATAG
- a CDS encoding lysozyme, whose amino-acid sequence MKLSKAGLDFLKREEGVVKKVYKDQAGLPTAGVGHLLSKEEMKSLGLKMGDPVSYEQVDAWLAQDVARFEDAVGWPTGAGFGQYRFDALVSFSFNVGEGAYKLSVKSLADRGQYTEAAAKIRLYNKATINGVKQVLPVLEARRRRETKLLLLGVYK is encoded by the coding sequence ATGAAGCTAAGCAAAGCGGGGCTTGACTTTCTCAAACGTGAAGAAGGCGTTGTCAAGAAGGTCTACAAAGACCAGGCCGGTCTTCCGACGGCTGGCGTCGGCCACCTCCTCTCCAAAGAGGAAATGAAGTCTCTAGGGCTCAAGATGGGCGACCCCGTTAGTTACGAGCAGGTTGACGCCTGGCTGGCACAGGACGTGGCCCGGTTTGAAGATGCAGTTGGCTGGCCGACGGGTGCGGGGTTCGGACAGTATAGGTTCGATGCCTTGGTCAGCTTTAGTTTCAACGTGGGCGAGGGGGCCTACAAACTCTCGGTGAAGTCTCTGGCCGACCGGGGGCAGTATACAGAAGCGGCGGCGAAGATCAGGTTATATAATAAGGCAACTATTAACGGCGTCAAGCAGGTCTTGCCAGTCTTGGAAGCACGTCGGCGCAGAGAGACAAAATTGCTTCTCCTTGGAGTCTACAAATGA
- a CDS encoding AAA family ATPase has product MEIDHIYEPERLVKIPGTLSTKGDRALWRVARFLDDEDTFKDGSSVLRAILSQGVSQAPLVAPTAEELGVKSKSEAQFAMATFLKAKGYKAEQALATLRNSPYGKANRDDDNVRIVQKVFSGRATVTNGRVEEKQVQVYTLQGAMDEYKRRKAERANQTVPELPLGFRALDQMLWGLRRGNILTIGARTGVGKTALALNVASSVGRVGKRVLFFSTEMPVGEIVDRIVTIQGGHDADLAPLDIRVCDESAPNVESVKIACEQHKPDLVVFDYVQHTGDSTGDNRYRELSLFIRGFHDVVREFDCAGVLLSQLNRVAESEPPTLTSLSECGVLENESSAVILMHRLMDNPDAKEVPLMLNVAKNRHGARGTCTLLFKPEEMKFIEQL; this is encoded by the coding sequence ATGGAGATCGACCACATTTACGAGCCTGAGCGGTTGGTCAAGATCCCTGGTACGTTGAGCACCAAAGGCGACCGTGCCCTCTGGCGCGTGGCCCGGTTCCTCGATGATGAGGACACGTTCAAAGACGGCTCTAGCGTCCTTCGCGCCATTTTGTCGCAAGGTGTGTCGCAAGCCCCTTTGGTGGCGCCTACCGCCGAAGAGCTTGGCGTCAAGAGCAAGAGTGAGGCACAGTTCGCTATGGCCACGTTTCTCAAGGCCAAGGGCTACAAGGCCGAACAGGCCTTGGCTACTTTGCGCAACTCGCCCTACGGTAAGGCGAACCGCGACGACGACAACGTGCGTATTGTCCAGAAGGTCTTCTCTGGCCGGGCCACGGTGACAAACGGGCGGGTCGAGGAAAAGCAAGTTCAAGTCTACACCCTACAGGGGGCAATGGATGAGTATAAACGGAGAAAAGCTGAACGCGCTAACCAAACAGTTCCAGAACTGCCTCTGGGATTTCGAGCATTGGACCAGATGCTATGGGGGCTACGACGAGGGAACATACTTACGATTGGGGCTCGCACGGGAGTTGGAAAAACGGCTCTTGCGCTTAACGTGGCAAGTAGTGTCGGACGAGTTGGCAAGCGAGTTCTCTTCTTCTCAACTGAGATGCCAGTTGGGGAAATCGTCGATAGAATCGTCACAATACAAGGCGGTCACGATGCAGACCTTGCTCCTCTCGACATCCGAGTCTGTGATGAGTCTGCGCCGAATGTTGAATCAGTCAAAATTGCTTGCGAGCAGCACAAGCCCGACCTTGTTGTCTTCGACTACGTTCAACACACAGGAGATTCAACAGGCGACAATAGATATCGCGAGCTTTCTTTGTTCATCCGGGGCTTTCACGATGTGGTCCGAGAGTTTGATTGCGCCGGAGTGCTGCTTAGCCAACTTAACCGGGTTGCGGAGAGTGAGCCGCCCACGCTGACTAGTTTGAGTGAGTGCGGAGTTTTAGAGAATGAAAGCAGCGCAGTCATCCTTATGCACCGGTTGATGGATAACCCCGATGCCAAGGAAGTTCCGCTCATGCTGAACGTGGCCAAGAATCGTCACGGAGCACGAGGGACGTGCACGTTGCTGTTTAAGCCTGAGGAGATGAAGTTCATTGAGCAGCTCTAG
- a CDS encoding HNH endonuclease yields MFVLQAFLFAGLRRLSRFYPVKNEALRLARKCPGQYECAACKKLFKVNEVKVDHIDPVIDPKTGFTDWNTYIARLFCPLSNLQCLCDACHSAKTKAEVTVRKATRDAKKAAAKEATHEG; encoded by the coding sequence GTGTTCGTTCTACAAGCGTTCCTGTTCGCCGGGCTTCGGAGGCTTAGCCGGTTCTATCCGGTCAAGAACGAGGCCCTACGGCTGGCCCGCAAGTGTCCTGGGCAGTATGAGTGTGCGGCCTGTAAAAAACTGTTTAAGGTCAACGAGGTCAAGGTAGACCACATCGACCCGGTGATCGACCCTAAGACAGGGTTTACTGACTGGAACACATACATCGCCAGGCTCTTCTGCCCGCTTAGCAACTTGCAGTGCCTGTGCGACGCGTGCCACTCAGCGAAGACGAAGGCGGAAGTCACGGTTCGTAAGGCTACACGAGATGCGAAGAAAGCAGCAGCCAAGGAGGCCACCCATGAAGGCTAG
- a CDS encoding metallophosphoesterase family protein: protein MKASDGERLVVKTSGEVRLLAIGDIHAPFTDVKKLTSAIALVKDFSPTHIWQCGDGYDMYSFSRFPKSVDLITPKQELAEGKALLADMWEKFQKAAPKAKCYQSRGNHSARVVKKMLANAPEFESLLEGPISALTEFKGVTDMKSHRSEIDLNGTLLIHGWSTRPGFHRDYFSQNVVCGHTHKGGVDYKAHKGLPLWELNCGFLADINALPLQYGESKTNSWIAGVGLVDKLGPRFVAL from the coding sequence ATGAAGGCTAGCGACGGAGAACGGTTGGTTGTCAAGACAAGTGGTGAGGTTCGGTTGCTGGCGATTGGGGATATTCACGCTCCTTTCACCGACGTGAAGAAGCTGACGAGTGCTATTGCCCTGGTGAAGGATTTTTCTCCTACGCACATCTGGCAATGCGGCGATGGATATGATATGTACTCGTTCTCTCGCTTCCCTAAGTCGGTTGACTTGATTACTCCTAAACAGGAGCTTGCTGAGGGTAAGGCTCTTCTCGCGGATATGTGGGAAAAGTTTCAGAAGGCTGCCCCTAAGGCGAAGTGCTACCAGAGCCGTGGAAACCATTCGGCCCGAGTAGTGAAGAAAATGCTGGCCAATGCCCCAGAGTTTGAGTCACTCCTCGAAGGGCCAATCAGTGCCCTTACGGAATTCAAAGGTGTTACCGACATGAAGTCTCACCGGTCGGAAATCGACCTAAATGGGACGCTCTTAATTCACGGCTGGTCAACTCGTCCAGGCTTCCACCGGGATTATTTCAGCCAGAACGTGGTGTGTGGCCACACGCATAAAGGCGGCGTGGATTACAAAGCACATAAAGGCCTTCCGCTGTGGGAACTTAACTGCGGATTCCTGGCGGACATAAATGCCTTGCCCCTGCAGTATGGCGAGTCGAAGACTAATTCGTGGATCGCTGGTGTTGGGCTTGTGGACAAGCTGGGGCCGCGCTTCGTTGCCTTATGA